A single genomic interval of Rhododendron vialii isolate Sample 1 chromosome 3a, ASM3025357v1 harbors:
- the LOC131320894 gene encoding DNA repair protein XRCC3 homolog, which yields MNPESLLHPLLPTQKLTLGCPILDRFLRGGLPCNSVTELVSESGCGKTQLSLQLLLSAQLSFSLAASSLYIHSESPFPLRRLRQLSLSFPSLHNPLDRIFIRPVHSADQLFDVLLQLDVSLSNQIKTQLSIKLVVIDSIAALFRSEFDNTPSDLKRRSSLFFKISSKLKSLANRFGLAVVVTNQVVDFVGPDDGLNGLRVGNLGCLYSSGRRVCPALGLSWANCVNSRLFLSRDEEVLNREKSLVDVSDDEYVQRRTRRQIRVIFAPHLPESSCEYAIAREGVFGIER from the coding sequence atgaaccCAGAAAGTCTCCTCCACCCTCTCCTCCCAACCCAAAAGCTCACCCTCGGCTGTCCAATCCTCGACCGCTTCCTCCGCGGCGGCCTCCCCTGCAACTCCGTCACCGAACTCGTCTCCGAAAGCGGCTGCGGCAAAACCCAACTCTCCCTCCAACTCCTCCTCTCCGCCCAACTTTCTTTCTCCCTCGCCGCCTCCTCTCTCTACATCCACTCAGAATCCCCCTTCCCTCTCCGCCGCCTCCGCCaactctccctctccttccCCTCTCTTCACAACCCCCTCGACCGCATCTTTATCCGCCCGGTACACTCCGCAGACCAACTGTTCGACGTATTGCTCCAGTTAGATGTTTCTCTTTCTAACCAAATAAAGACCCAATTGTCCATTAAACTGGTTGTGATTGACTCTATAGCGGCTTTGTTCAGATCGGAGTTTGATAATACCCCGAGTGATCTCAAGCGAAGATCGTCCCTGTTTTTCAAGATTTCGAGCAAGTTGAAGTCGCTGGCGAATCGGTTTGGCCTGGCCGTTGTGGTTACGAACCAGGTGGTTGATTTTGTGGGACCGGATGATGGGTTGAATGGGCTTCGGGTTGGGAATTTGGGGTGTTTGTATTCGTCGGGGAGGCGGGTTTGCCCTGCTTTGGGGCTGTCGTGGGCCAATTGTGTTAATTCAAGGCTGTTTTTGTCAAGGGACGAGGAGGTGTTGAACAGAGAGAAAAGTTTGGTCGATGTGAGTGATGATGAGTATGTCCAACGACGGACAAGGAGGcaaattcgtgtcatttttgcACCCCATTTGCCTGAATCGTCTTGTGAGTATGCGATTGCGAGAGAAGGGGTTTTTGGGATCGAAAGATGA
- the LOC131320895 gene encoding bifunctional aspartokinase/homoserine dehydrogenase, chloroplastic-like: protein MAFASSISHSLQGSALSRDVLYPITKIYPSQLSIPQSSPISKKERKLLSFHIRASVTDGRESSIEKQEPSIEKVPFPKGDSWSVHKFGGTCVGSSQRIRNVAQIIVDDDSERKLVVVSAMSKVTDMMYDLIYKAQSRDDSYIAALDFVLEKHKLTAVDLLEGEDRAIFLSRLYHDINNLKAMLRAIYIAGHATESFTEFVVGHGELWSAQMLASLVRKNGVDCNWMDARDVLIVNPTGSDQVDPDYLESEKRLDNWFSQNPSKTIIATGFIASTPQNIPTTLKRDGSDFSAAIMGALVKARQVTIWTDVDGVYSADPRKVSEAVVLKTLSYQEAWEMSYFGANVLHPRTIIPVMRYDIPILIRNIFNLSAPGTMICRPPVNEFEDGQGMESFVKGFATIDNLALVNVEGTGMAGVPGTASGIFSAVKDVGANVIMISQASSEHSVCFAVPEKEVDAVAKALQSRFRQALDAGRLSQVAVIPNCSILAAVGLKMASTPGVSATLFNALAKANINVRAIAQGCSEYNITVVVKREDCVRALRAVHSRFYLSRTTIAMGIVGPGLIGGTLLDQLRDQAAVLKEKFNIDLRVMGITGSRRMLLSDTGIDLSRWRELEKEIGQVADLGKFVQNVHGNHFIPNTVLVDCTSDSGIASHYYDWLRRGIHVITPNKKANSGPLDQYLRLRALQRQSYTHYFYEATVGAGLPIISTLQGLLETGDKILQIEGIFSGTLSYIFNNFIGTQSFSEVVVGAKEAGYTEPDPRDDLSGMDVARKVIILARESGLKLELFDVPIESLVPEPLRVSASAEEFLQQLPQFDQDMANKRQDAEDAGEVLRYVGVVDVVNQRGAVKLERYKKDHPFAQLSGSDNIIAFTTERYKQQPLIVRGPGAGAQVTAGGIFSDILRLASYLGAPS from the exons ATGGCGTTTGCATCTTCGATCTCCCATTCTTTGCAGGGCTCTGCACTGTCACGCGACGTACTATATCCAATTACCAAGATCTACCCATCACAACTCTCCATCCCTCAATCCTCTCCCATCTCCAA AAAGGAGAGGAAGTTGTTAAGCTTTCATATTCGTGCTTCAGTAACAG ATGGGCGAGAATCATCTATAGAAAAACAAGAACCATCAATAGAAAAGGTTCCGTTTCCCAAAGGCGACTCTTGGTCTGTTCATAAATTTGGTGGTACCTGTGTGGGAAGCTCCCAACGAATTCGGAATGTTGCTCAGATAATTGTTGATGATGATTCGGAAAGAAAGTTGGTGGTTGTGTCTGCAATGTCAAAGGTGACTGATATGATGTATGACCTTATCTACAAGGCGCAGTCTCGGGATGATTCTTATATAGCTGCGTTGGATTTTGTTTTAGAAAAGCACAAGTTAACAGCAGTTGATCTACTTGAGGGGGAAGATCGTGCTATTTTCCTTTCGCGGTTGTATCATGACATTAATAACCTTAAAGCGATGCTTCGTGCAATATATATAG CTGGTCATGCAACAGAGTCTTTTACAGAATTTGTCGTAGGACATGGAGAGTTATGGTCAGCTCAAATGCTGGCGTCACTTGTCAGAAAG AACGGTGTGGATTGTAATTGGATGGATGCAAGGGATGTACTTATTGTAAATCCTACTGGTTCTGATCAAGTTGATCCAGATTACTTGGAATCTGAAAAAAGACTTGACAACTGGTTTTCGCAAAATCCATCTAAGACAATCATTGCAACTGGTTTCATAGCCAGTACACCTCAAAATATTCCCACGACACTGAAAAGAGATGGAAGTGACTTCTCCGCAGCTATAATGGGTGCTTTGGTCAAGGCACGGCAAGTCACAATCTGGACAGATGTGGATGGTGTTTATAGTGCAGATCCACGAAAAG TTAGCGAGGCTGTGGTACTGAAGACATTGTCTTATCAAGAGGCCTGGGAAATG TCATATTTTGGAGCAAATGTTTTACATCCCCGGACCATCATTCCCGTAATGCGATATGACATTCCGATTCTTATAAGAAACATCTTCAATCTCTCGGCACCTGGAACGATGATCTGCCGGCCTCCTGTCAATGAATTTGAAGATGGGCAGGGAATGGAATCTTTTGTCAAAGGTTTTGCAACAATAGATAATTTGGCCCTTGTAAATGTTGAGGG AACTGGAATGGCTGGTGTTCCTGGTACCGCTAGTGGCATTTTTAGTGCAGTGAAAGATGTAGGAGCTAACGTAATCATGATATCCCAG GCTAGCAGTGAGCATTCTGTCTGCTTTGCCGTCCCTGAGAAGGAAGTAGATGCTGTTGCTAAGGCTTTACAGTCTAGATTTCGTCAAGCTCTGGATGCTGGGCGTCTCTCTCAG GTTGCAGTTATCCCGAACTGTAGCATTTTGGCAGCCGTAGGCCTGAAAATGGCTAGTACTCCCGGAGTCAGTGCGACGCTTTTCAATGCACTTGCAAAG GCTAATATCAATGTCCGTGCTATAGCCCAAGGTTGCTCAGAGTATAATATCACTGTGGTTGTCAAGCGAGAAGACTGTGTAAGGGCTCTAAGGGCTGTTCACTCAAGGTTTTATCTCTCTAGAACCACAATAGCAATGGGTATTGTTGGACCTGGATTGATAGGTGGTACCTTGCTTGACCAGCTCAGAGATCAG GCAGCAGTCTTGAAGGAAAAGTTTAACATTGACTTGCGTGTTATGGGAATCACAGGTTCTAGGAGAATGCTTTTGAGTGACAC GGGTATTGACTTGTCTAGATGGCGAGAACTTGAAAAGGAGATTGGACAAGTGGCCGACCTGGGGAAATTTGTCCAAAATGTGCATGGAAATCATTTTATTCCAAATACGGTGTTGGTAGATTGTACATCAGACTCTGGCATTGCAAGTCATTACTATGACTGGTTGCGAAGAGGGATTCACGTAATTACTCCAAATAAGAAGGCGAACTCCGGACCACTTGATCAG TATTTGAGGTTGAGAGCTCTTCAACGACAGTCCTATACACATTACTTTTACGAAGCTACTGTAGGAGCTGGTCTTCCAATTATTAGCACATTACAAGGTCTCCTTGAAACTGGGGACAAAATATTGCAGATTGAAGGCATTTTCAG TGGGACTCTGAGTTACATTTTCAACAATTTCATAGGAACACAATCTTTCAgtgaggtggtggtgggggcaAAAGAGGCAGGTTATACTGAGCCGGATCCAAGAGATGATTTGTCTGGAATGGATGTGGCCAGGAAG GTGATAATTCTTGCCAGAGAATCTGGTCTAAAGTTGGAACTTTTCGACGTACCTATCGAAAGCTTGGTGCCTGAACCATTAAGG GTTAGTGCATCTGCTGAGGAATTTCTCCAACAACTGCCACAATTTGACCAAGACATGGCTAATAAACGTCAGGATGCCGAGGATGCAGGAGAA GTCTTGAGATATGTTGGGGTAGTGGATGTGGTTAATCAAAGAGGCGCTGTGAAATTGGAAAGATACAAGAAAGATCACCCATTCGCACAACTTTCCGGATCAGACAACATCATTGCATTTACCACCGAGAGGTACAAGCAGCAGCCTCTGATTGTCCGAGGGCCAGGTGCTGGGGCACAAGTCACTGCCGGTGGAATCTTCAGTGACATTTTGCGGCTTGCTTCATACCTTGGTGCCCCATCATAA
- the LOC131320896 gene encoding (DL)-glycerol-3-phosphatase 2: MANPTSCDSAKGSITHVIFDMDGLLLDTEKFYTEVQEIILARYNKTFDWSLKAKMMGKKAIESARIFIEETGIDSLTPEEFLVEREDMLQSLFPTSELMPGASYLIRHLHANGIPICVATGSHKRHFDLKTQRHGELFSLMHHIVLGDDPEVKQGKPSPDIFLAAAKRFEGGPIDPQNILVFEDAPLGVCAAKSAGMSAVMVPDPRLDSSYHGGADQILSSLLDFNPYEWGLPPFEKAAS, encoded by the exons ATGGCGAATCCAACGAGCTGCGATTCAGCCAAAGGGTCCATTACTCACGTCATCTTCGACATGGACGGACTCTTACTCG aCACGGAGAAATTCTATACCGAAGTCCAGGAGATTATACTCGCAAGATACAATAAAACTTTTGATTGGTCTCTCAAGGCAAAAATGATGGGGAAGAAAGCCATTGAATCTGCTCGTATCTTTATTGAGGAAACTGGAATTGACTCTCTTACACCTGAGGAGTTTCTTGTCGAAAGAGAGGATATGTTACAGAGCTTGTTTCCGACAAGTGAGCTAATGCCAG GGGCAAGCTATTTGATTAGACACCTACATGCAAATGGAATACCAATTTGCGTGGCAACAGG TTCTCACAAAAGGCACTTCGACTTGAAAACACAAAGACATGGCGAACTTTTTTCATTGATGCATCATATTGTTCTTGGTGATGATCCAGAAGTCAAACAAGGCAAGCCATCACCAGACATATTCCTGGCAGCAGCCAAAAGGTTTGAG GGTGGCCCCATAGATCCACAAAATATACTTGTCTTCGAAGATGCTCCATTGGGAGTTTGTGCAGCGAAGAGTGCTGGGAT GTCAGCAGTTATGGTTCCGGATCCAAGGCTTGATAGCTCTTACCATGGAGGTGCAGACCAAATTCTGAGCTCCCTGTTGGATTTCAACCCTTATGAATGGGGTTTGCCTCCATTTGAGAAGGCAGCTAGTTAG
- the LOC131320898 gene encoding uncharacterized protein LOC131320898 isoform X1, which produces MLSTDSDFDLRPPSTQSSFGTSEHTFADVGNLDHCAKYLNQTLVTFGFPASLDLFATDPVSIARTCNCIYALLQQRQRDIEFRESANEQRQRLLSDISRLEAKVERLEAQISTKDREIATITRTEAKTTAAFKVQVEKLQQERDEFQRMVIGNQQVRTQQVHEMKKKEKEYIKLQERLNQVLMEKKKESKSGMEIMNLLQKEGRQRGTWNGKKTDNDFYKKIVDAYEAKNQELVSENADLRALLRSMQVDMRDFLNAPNGLSKQSFPVNERIDIDPSKSPLSGRTDVFDLPFHMARDQIEESLRNKVASIKERMVQLQDAQKEAEVTSEATERELELEAQLVEARSIIQEQASIMSKHLAKPDKPRRLNGHMSSDRDSIISSPSESSLLNDTIYLH; this is translated from the exons ATGCTCTCCACTGATTCCGACTTCGATCTCAGA CCACCGTCAACTCAGTCCAGTTTCGGAACCAG CGAGCACACGTTTGCCGATGTTGGTAACTTGGACCACTGCGCCAAGTACCTGAACCAGACGCTCGTTACCTTCGGATTTCCGGCTTCGCTCGATCTGTTTGCAACTGATCCG GTTTCAATTGCGCGCACTTGCAATTGCATATATGCTCTGTTACAGCAAAGGCAACGGGATATCGAATTCAGAGAGTCTGCTAATGAGCAGAGACAACG ACTCCTCTCCGACATATCAAGATTAGAGGCCAAGGTGGAGAGGCTTGAAGCTCAAATATCCACAAAGGATAGGGAGATAGCAACAATTACTCGAACG GAAGCTAAAACTACGGCAGCTTTCAAGGTCCAAGTTGAGAAGTTACAGCAGGAACGAGATGAATTTCAAAGGATGGTTATTGGTAATCAG CAAGTGAGAACTCAACAAGTTCAtgagatgaagaagaaagaaaaggagtATATAAAGTTGCAG GAGAGGTTAAATCAAGTATTGatggagaaaaagaaggaatCTAAATCAGGCATGGAAATAATGAATTTACTTCAG AAAGAAGGACGACAACGTGGCACATGGAATGGAAAGAAGACTGACAATGACTTCTATAAAAAGATT GTCGATGCTTATGAGGCAAAGAATCAAGAACTCGTGTCAGAGAATGCTGATTTGAGGGCATTGTTACGTTCAATGCAA GTGGATATGCGTGATTTCTTGAATGCTCCAAATGGTCTGTCCAAGCAGTCGTTTCCTGTTAATGAAAGAATAGACATTGATCCCTCAAAGTCCCCATTGAGTGGGAGGACG GATGTTTTTGACCTGCCTTTTCACATGGCTCGAGATCAAATAGAAGAAAGTCTCCGGAATAAAGTGGCTTCCATAAAG GAACGCATGGTTCAGCTACAAGATGCACAAAAAGAAGCAGAAGTCACTTCTGAAGCAACTGAGAGGGAGCTTGAGCTTGAAGCTCAATTAGTTGAGGCAAGGAGCATAATTCAGGAGCAG GCATCCATAATGTCGAAACATCTTGCCAAGCCTGACAAGCCAAG GCGACTGAATGGCCACATGAGTTCTGATAGGGATTCAATCATTTCATCTCCATCTGAG TCAAGTCTGCTTAACGACACTATCTATTTGCACTGA
- the LOC131320898 gene encoding uncharacterized protein LOC131320898 isoform X2 gives MLSTDSDFDLRPPSTQSSFGTSEHTFADVGNLDHCAKYLNQTLVTFGFPASLDLFATDPVSIARTCNCIYALLQQRQRDIEFRESANEQRQRLLSDISRLEAKVERLEAQISTKDREIATITRTEAKTTAAFKVQVEKLQQERDEFQRMVIGNQQVRTQQVHEMKKKEKEYIKLQERLNQVLMEKKKESKSGMEIMNLLQKEGRQRGTWNGKKTDNDFYKKIVDAYEAKNQELVSENADLRALLRSMQVDMRDFLNAPNGLSKQSFPVNERIDIDPSKSPLSGRTDVFDLPFHMARDQIEESLRNKVASIKERMVQLQDAQKEAEVTSEATERELELEAQLVEARSIIQEQASIMSKHLAKPDKPRRLNGHMSSDRDSIISSPSEGM, from the exons ATGCTCTCCACTGATTCCGACTTCGATCTCAGA CCACCGTCAACTCAGTCCAGTTTCGGAACCAG CGAGCACACGTTTGCCGATGTTGGTAACTTGGACCACTGCGCCAAGTACCTGAACCAGACGCTCGTTACCTTCGGATTTCCGGCTTCGCTCGATCTGTTTGCAACTGATCCG GTTTCAATTGCGCGCACTTGCAATTGCATATATGCTCTGTTACAGCAAAGGCAACGGGATATCGAATTCAGAGAGTCTGCTAATGAGCAGAGACAACG ACTCCTCTCCGACATATCAAGATTAGAGGCCAAGGTGGAGAGGCTTGAAGCTCAAATATCCACAAAGGATAGGGAGATAGCAACAATTACTCGAACG GAAGCTAAAACTACGGCAGCTTTCAAGGTCCAAGTTGAGAAGTTACAGCAGGAACGAGATGAATTTCAAAGGATGGTTATTGGTAATCAG CAAGTGAGAACTCAACAAGTTCAtgagatgaagaagaaagaaaaggagtATATAAAGTTGCAG GAGAGGTTAAATCAAGTATTGatggagaaaaagaaggaatCTAAATCAGGCATGGAAATAATGAATTTACTTCAG AAAGAAGGACGACAACGTGGCACATGGAATGGAAAGAAGACTGACAATGACTTCTATAAAAAGATT GTCGATGCTTATGAGGCAAAGAATCAAGAACTCGTGTCAGAGAATGCTGATTTGAGGGCATTGTTACGTTCAATGCAA GTGGATATGCGTGATTTCTTGAATGCTCCAAATGGTCTGTCCAAGCAGTCGTTTCCTGTTAATGAAAGAATAGACATTGATCCCTCAAAGTCCCCATTGAGTGGGAGGACG GATGTTTTTGACCTGCCTTTTCACATGGCTCGAGATCAAATAGAAGAAAGTCTCCGGAATAAAGTGGCTTCCATAAAG GAACGCATGGTTCAGCTACAAGATGCACAAAAAGAAGCAGAAGTCACTTCTGAAGCAACTGAGAGGGAGCTTGAGCTTGAAGCTCAATTAGTTGAGGCAAGGAGCATAATTCAGGAGCAG GCATCCATAATGTCGAAACATCTTGCCAAGCCTGACAAGCCAAG GCGACTGAATGGCCACATGAGTTCTGATAGGGATTCAATCATTTCATCTCCATCTGAG GGCATGTGA